A stretch of DNA from Arachis hypogaea cultivar Tifrunner chromosome 19, arahy.Tifrunner.gnm2.J5K5, whole genome shotgun sequence:
ACCTCGGCCGTCAGCATTTCTAAAACCATTAAGGATGGCAAGATCATTGATATCTCGAAGAACTAATGTAATCTTGTTGTATCTTGTTTTGATTTTTGTAATTTGTGTGGATTTTTGAACGCTTAAGTAGTTTTAGCGAACTCGTTTACCGTTTTATCAGTAGATAACAAATTGCTTGTTCACCATTTTACTGGTAATTAACGACTTGCTTGCTGTGTTTGCTTACCATTTTCTTGGTAATTATCTATTTGCTTGCACTTGTTTACCAATTCGTTGGTAATTAATGAAGCCAGGTCATGACTTTTTCGTTTGAGTGCCTGAAACTTGGCCTTATTTAATAGCCGTAGCGTTTGCGACTTCAAtggttcccggggtgatcagcCCCGGGATGCCGTGTCGTTATGGTATTAATTACTTTTACTTGGCAAAGTGATTTGAATAATTTGAATAATATTggaatataaaatgaaaaaagagACGATTAGCGTAGCCTGAACACAATTATATCATGATGATTTGCAAATAAACAACTAATGGGAGGTAATGCAACATGAAATGAAACTGGTCTTACTAAACCGGTACATTGCCTGCCTGTTGGGTGTGCTCGGGCTTCTAAGAGTAGAACCTTCCTAGGTTCCTTGCATTCAATGTTCTCGGGACCTCCCTGCTGTCCAGTCATTCCAGCTTATAAGCTCCGTTGCCGACTACTTCTTTtactctgtaggggccttcccaattggctgccaactttccttccccTGGTGCCAGGAGTCCAACGTCGTTGCGTCGTAGGACTAGGTCGCTTGGCTCAAAATCTCTTTTTAGTACTTTGGCGTTGTAACGCAGGGCCATCCTTTATTTCAACGCCGTCTCCGACAAGTGGGCCATCTATCTAGTCTCATCCAGTAAGTCCTTTTCTACGGCTTCTTCAACCCCTCCCAAGAGTAGTCGTGGGCTCGGTTCCCCAATCTCTACTAGTATTATCGCGTCAACCCCATAAGTGAGCCGGAAGAGCGTTTTCCCGGTAGATGACTGCTGCGTTGTGCGATAGGACCAGAGGACCGATGCTAGTTCGTCTGCCCACGCTCCCTTCTTCTGGTCAAGTCACTTTTTGAGGCCTTACAGGATGACCTTGTTCGTTGCTTCGACTTGGCCGTTAGTTTGTGGGTGCTCGACAGACGAGAACTTCTTTGCTTTATCCCTAAACCGGCGAGAAATTTTCCGAACTTTTTATCGGCAAACTGTGTTCCGTTGTCTGAGATGACGACCTCCGGGATCTCAAATCTGGCTATTACTTGCCTCCACATGAATTTTCGGCAGTTTGCCGAAGATATGCTGGCCAACGGTTTGGCCTCCACCCACTTGGTGTAATAATCGATGGCAACAATTAGGTATTTGACCTGCCCAGGTCCGACCGGGAAGGGTCCTAGCAAGTCGACTCCCCACTGAGAGAATGGTCGGGAGGCCATCAGTAGGCTTAGCTCGACTGCCGGTGCTTTGTGAAAGTTGGTGTTTTCTTGGCACCTCCTGCATTTCTTCACGAACTCCTTGGAATCCGACATCTTTGAGGGCCAAAAGTAGCCGGCCCTGACGAGCTTTCGGGCTAAGGCTTTTCCTCCGATGTGATGGCCGCAGCACCCCTCGTGGACTTCGCTTAGCACGTAGTCCATCTGGTCAGGGCGTAGGCACTTCAATAGAAGTTAGTTCAGCCCCTTCTTAAATAGCTGGCCTTGTATTATCGTATACTTGGCCGCTTCTCTTCTTAGTGCCTTTATCGTCTTATCGTCATCAGGGAGCTTACTGTTTTCCAAGAGGTTGATGATTGGGTCCATCCATGAGGGGGATCGATTGTACATGCTATATGCAGGGTCACCGTTGGTTCCTTCACTAAACCTTGAATCAGAGATCGGTTCCCTGTTCCTGGTTTTGTGCTTGCCAGTTTTGATAGGAGGTCAGCTCGGGTGTTCCTCTCTCTTGGAACATGTTGCACTGTGAACTCGTCGAACTCCTCGCTCAGCTTTTTAACTTTCTCCAAGTATTTCTGCAGCAGGGAGTCCCTGGTCTGATACGTTCCATTAATCTGTAATGTGATGACCTGGAAGTCGCTGCATACTTCCACTCTGGGGGCTCCGATTTCCCTTGCCAAAAGTAGGCCGCCAAGgagggcctcgtattctgcttgATTATTGGACACCGGGAACTCGAACTTGACCGATTGCTCATACACGACTCCCGTTGGGCTTTCTAGAATGATTCCCGCTCCCCCGAAtgtttggttggaggctccgtccacatggagcttccaccgtgtgcttGGTGTCTCGGGATTGTTTCTTGTTACCTCTACCAGGAAGTCGGCCATTGCTTGGGCCTTGATTGCATGTATGGGTTTGTACTGTAAATCATACTGAGACAGTTTGATTGCCCAGGTCATCATTCTGCCCGCCAGGTCGGGTTTTTGTAACACTTGGCGGATCGCTTGGTCTGTCCTGATGAttatttggtgtccctagaagtATTGTCGCAGCCTACGGGAGGAGGTCAGGAGCGCATATGCCAGTTTTTCCAGCTTACTGTACCTCAATTCTGCCCCCTGCAACGCCTTGCTCACGAAGTAGACCGGTTGCTGAATCCTCCCTTCTTCTCTTACCAGGATGGTTGCCAAAGCTTCATCACTTACTGCCAAGTACAAGAATAGCGCCTCACCGTTTCTGGGCTTACCGAGGACAGGGGGCGCCGGACAATGGTCTTGAAGTGATTGAAGGCTTCCTCGTACGTCGGGGTCCATTCGAACACTATCCCTTTTTTTCATTAGGTTGAAGAACGGAAGAGCTTTGGCAGCCAATGCGCCGAGGAAACGAGATAGCGCCGTGAGTCTTCCTGCCAGTCTCTGCACATCTTTAATACATCCCGGGCTTGACATTTGTAGGATTGCTTTACATTTTTCCGGGTTGGCCTCCACtcctctttgggttatcatgaagCCCAAGAACTTCCCAGCTTCCGTGGCGAAGGCACACTTGAGAGGGTTAAGCCTCATGTTGTGTTGCCgaagagatgcaaacacggtctCTAGATCACTGATGAGGTCTTCGGCCTGGGTGGTCTTCACCAAGATGTCATCTACGCACACTTCCACCGTCTTGCCGATGAGACTACTAAAtaccttgttcatcagcctttgatatgtaGCTTCTGTGTTTTTCAGTCCGAAAGGCATCACCTTATAGCAGTATGTACCCCCTAGCGTTATGAACACCGTCTTCTCCTCGTCtggccggtgcatcggtatctggttgtagccagagtatgcgtccatgaaactCAGAAACCGATACCCCGCCGCCGCGTCTACAAGAGCATCAATATTAGGGAGGGAGAAGGAATCCTTAGGGCATGCCTTGTTGAGATCGGAAtagtccacgcacattctccactttcCATTGGCTTTCTTGACCAGGACTACATTCGAGAGCCAGGTCGAGTAGTCTAGTTCTCGAATGAACCCGGCATCTAGCAAGCTGACCGTTTGCCTGGCCACCTCGTCAGCCCTCTCCTTGGACATTTTCCTCCTCCTCTGTGCCACCAGTTTAGCTTCTGCCTTCACGGCAAGGTGGTGCGACATGAATTGCGGGTCAATTCCCAGCATGTCGGCTGGCGTCCATGCGAACAGATCGCCGTTTGCTCGAATCATTTCCACCAGTGGCTCTTTCAAGTCATGAGGGAGGTTTCTGTTCACGAAAGTGAACTTTTCATCCGAGTCACCGACCCGGAACTTCTCGAGGTCTTCTTCAGGTTCTGGCCTGGGCTTGTCGTCGACCCTGGCATCTAGATCAGCTAGGAAAACCCCGGATGCCTCTTTAGACTTCTTTCTAAGGGAGAGACTGGTGTTGTCGCATGCGACCGCCGTTTCCAAATCTCGCCTGATGGAACCAACCGATCCATCATCAGCGACAAACTTCATCAACAGTAGCTTGGTACAAATCACTGCTCCAAACTCATTGATGGTTTTCCTTCCTAAGATGAGGTTGTAGGCCGTGGAGTCCCTTAGGACAACGAACTCCGCCATTACCGACCTCTTCCTATGGAGACCGGTAGGGAGACTATTCCATCAGGCTTGATAAAGTTATCACCTAAGCCGACCACACCGTGTTGGTGGGTTCTTAGGTCGGTGTATCAGAGGTCCAGAGCATCAAACACGTTACGGAACATGATGTTCGTATCGGCTCTAGTGTCTACGAGGATTCGCCTGACCATACCAGTTCCCACCCTTGCTGTGATCACCATGGGAGGGTTCTCCGACAAGTCATCGAACCATTGGTCCTTTGGTCCGAATGATATTGACGAGACTCTCCTGGAGGGAGGCGCGGGACTAGACGATGACACAGCCAAGACTTTGGCATCTTTCCTGCTTGTCGACTTCGACCTGGGAGCGACGTCTCTCCCAACTATGACGTTCACAATGGTGAGGCCGCGCTCATTGTCCTCCTCGGGCTCTTGCCTTGGTCTAACGACGCGGCTCCTATCGTCTCCAGATCAGTCACGATCCCGCCTCCTGAGTTCACTTATGAGGTGAGAGAACTCTGCCAGCTTACCTTCCCGGATCACCTGCTCCAGAGCATCCTTCAAATCGAAACAATCTTGGGTCTTGTGGTCGAAGCCCTTGTGGTAATCGCAGTAGAGGTTTTTGTTCCCCCCAATCCTATCTTTAAGTTGCCGGGACTTCGACAGGATGGCTTCATCGGCTATTTGCTGGTACACTTCGATGATCGGGACTGTCAGAGGAGTGTAGTTAGTAAATTTCCCTACCTGGGGGAACGGCTTGAAGGCTTTAGCTGGCCCTCCGTCCTTGGAGTGCTCCTTAGACCTTTCCCCGTTACCGGGTTGACGAGAAGAGTTATAGGCGGGCTGCCGCTTGTTGGCTACCACGACTTGGCTAACCTCCTCGTCATTGATATACTCCCTAGCCATGTTTTGGATTTCTTGCATCGTCCATACGGGCTTGGTGGTAAGGTACTTCCTGAAATCTTCATTTAGCAACCCGTTCATCAAGCATAAGctggccaccgagtcggttaGGCCGTCAATCTCCAAGAATTCATCATTGAACTTATCTAGGTACTTCCTGGTCGGTTCCCCGCTTTTCTGTGTCACCCCTAGCAAGTTGATCGGGTGCTTCGATTTGGCAATGCACGTGGTGAACTGTGCCAGGAAAGCGCTGGTTATGTCCGCAAAGGTTGTTACGGAGCCCTGGGGGAGACCATTGAACCAGTGGATTACCGGTCCCGCTAAGGTCACAGGGAAGGCGCGACATCTTACTTCATCGCCCACCCCTTCCAGATTCATcttggcctcgaaggccgttagatgtTCTTAGGGGTCTTGGGTCCCatcatacctcatgtccgttggcttaCCGAAGTGCTTCGGTAGCCATACTTCGAGGATGGAGTGGTGGAAAGGGGTTGCTCCCATGATTATGGGGTGTCGCCTTTTCCTTGGTCTTTCTCTGCTGTCCTCTCAGTTTTCTTCCACTGTATGCCTCGTTGGAGATCGGGTATAAATGATGGGATCTCGCCGTCTTCTCGGCAACTCCCTACTTTCCCCTTGGCTTTTTGATTCTGATCGGGGGTTGGGGTGCGTCTGGAGCGGTCCCTTCAGGGGCTTCTCCCTCTGGTTTCCCTCCCTTGGGAAAACCAGGAACGATCTTGCCCCGGAGCTGGTCGGTGGCACTCTCTGCTTGCTACTTCTCGCTCCAGCTTTTGCACCCTGTGGCGTAGCTCCTGTGTTATTCTGACGCTGTCGCTCCCAGTCCCTCCAAATGGTCGCCTCTCCTGGGAGCATGAGGGGGGCTCAGGTCGCCACAGAAGGGATCTTGTGCATTCACGAAAGGAAGCCACAGAGGCTACCCTGCCAGTTCGGGGAACCATTTCCTCCCCACGTGGTTCACCTCCGTCATCTGCCTCCACAAGACCCAACAGAAAGTCCATTCTGGCCAGTCCCCACGGacagcgccaatgttcggtaCTTCATGTGCCGGACGGGTCGGAGGTGTTCTCTGGGTGTGATGGTGGGAATCGGCTTAGATCTGGGTCTGGTGAGTGAGACTTGAGGGTAGACGACCTCCCGAGCTGTCTTGCAATGTGAGAGGGGAgccacctgcaatgacactctgaTGAGGAAAAAacaattccacacaaactcaccggcaagtgtaccgggttgcatcaagtagtaataactcacaagagtgaagtcgatcccacagggattgatggatcaagcaattttagtgaggtgattagtttagttaagctaatagtggtgaattgggtgaaattgtattgacagaatgtaaattgcagaaggtataaagtgcagaaggtaaattggcagaaacttaaagaacaagaaacgtaaattgcagCAAATGTAAAGAGCTTTGGGTgctgagaaattaaagaaagcagtaaatcagaactcagaacaattgcagaagatttaaattgcatgaaaagtaaattgaaagcaatgggaATAGAAGATTAAAATCAAGTTCAATGTAAACTGAATTGTAAAATTGCAGAAAGGAAAATGTGCAGAAGAGAATTATCAGAAACTAAAAttgcataagctaaattgaatttaatacagaaatgtaaaagtgcagaaaaataaaagtgtttcaagagagccttctattctactcctactcctacttctACTACTGCCTACTACTAATGCAGCCTACTCCAGCGCCTCCTAACTTCACAGACCTGCCTCCTTCCCTGACTGTGAGCTAAAGCCTTTTTATAGgcattcctaaattacaaatgaaattgaaattcaaaacaaattacagtTAAATGAAAATGCTATTCtaactgtttcttgtgcctttgagtgatgtcaatgggctctgcttgctttggAGCTTCAATGGGCTTTGAATCAGATTAATTGAGCCAAAGTTGCACTTCCAGGAGAGCGTAGCGTTCATTAAGTGAGCGGAACGCTTttacatccatgcgtacgcgtcctctGCGCATGCGCGTCCTTTTTGCATTTTGGGccttccacgcgtatgcgtcctttGTGCTTACGCGTGCTTTTGGCAATCTGGCATATCGACGTGTGCGCGTCCCTTGCAGCGTTCTCTAAGTGAGCATAGCGTTCTTCAATTGAGCGCtccctacgcgtacgcgtcacctacgcgtacgcgtcacctacgcgtacgcgtggttcttCAAACATTCCACTTCTACGCTGCCGCTCAGCCCATGCTTGCGCGTGCTTCTTCAGGTATgtcacatccacgcgtacgtgtcatgcacgcgtacgcgtcgatggctgAACTTCCATTTCAAATTTAGATTTTGCCCGAAAATGCTGACTTATTCAACGTAGCGTTCTCTTTGCAAATGAACGCCAATcacctccacgcgtacgcgtcatgcacacgtacgcgtgggtcttcaAAATTCGTCATCCGACGCGTAAGCGTCCTGTACGCGTGTGCGTCGTGGTGTTTTCGTGCCAAGAGCGCTCTCCTTGTTtaaatcatgggccacgcttttaaaagcgtggcctaaggctccaaagtgtgcccaAGCTCCAAAAATTaatcttttctcctttttagcttattttgtgctttttttacttctttttcctcttatttcctacaaaatttgtaaaatcaaaagatcaagtcagaaaaagcattaatcattaatcattaatttcttgtatgaaaaaacatagaaaaacattcaatatttaagcactaatcattaatttcttgtatgaaaaagcatagaaaaatatgacatgatgacatgtcatcacactccgacgcccaagtcagAGTTTTTCACAGATGACGGTGAGAGTATGGGATAGTGACGTACCGTGAGGGaagggtaggaccctccccatatatacccTGTCAGTAGGGCGGGTCCCAAAAGAGATGTCTCTTTCCAAGAAGCTTCTTCTCCCAGCTGTCTTGCAGCTGGTTGCCAGGGAGCAGGTGTTTGGGTCGCAATTCGGGCGTACATGGCCTGCTGGATCAGTCGTTCGGGTCAGGTCGGACACTGCACTAGCCGGATCAGGCCGGAACAAGAATTAtcattgttgttgctgttgttacatgttatactttttcttatttttgtttggtttttcttcttcttttaataattctctttttatttttttcttattttaatattatatttattttttcttttaatgtgtTAAATTTAGTAAACAATTAATAACTTTAGTGATGACAAATATAGTGTTATTTGGATTAATAATCCAAGTAAGTTTGAtgatgttgtttttttttttttgatcatGATTGTTTTTGCATCTTGAGTTCTTGACACCTTGGGCTAGCCCATGATCCCTTCCCAAAACCCGAACACACAACCCACCCAGACCCAGAACCCTGTTCCCTATTCTAAGTTCGTAACATAGATGTAACCAATTCAAGCTTTCCCATGGCTTTCGAAGATACATCCCCTCCAATGCGGCGAAGCAAAAATCATTGTCTTCAGATCTGAATAAGTTGGGCAGGATAACGCGTGGACTTCGCTGTTATACTAACAGAGAAATGTTTGTCGCTGAAAATTTTGCCGCAAATCTGCTTCACCATCGCTGCCCCTCATACAGCTTCTGCAACACCAGAATAAGGAAACCATTTGACCGGACTGTAGGAGTAACACTCATCCTGTTCGAAAGCTCTCGGATTAAGATTGCCATTGTCGCCGGAAGCTCCAATACAGATTGAAGATCTTGATGCATGGATCTGAAGTCTGCAGCGTTCGTTTGATATCATTGATCTCGACCTGAGTCTGCCTGGAATCATCCTGGGATGTCCGTTACCGCTCCCCATCGCCGACCCCAAAAGTTGAAGCCCCTGGTGGTGGATCCGCCGTGAGGAACTTCCATCATCATTCGCATTCATTGCGCCTCTATTCCTAGTCTCAAAAACAATGATCTCTCTTCCGCCATGGCAACCGGTCAGTTACTCCTCCTACTCTGACCTCCCTTTTCCTTTCGATTCCTGTATTATGTGTGGGGACCGCGATTCACTAAACTTGGAGAAAATGCAGAACACAGCCAGAAGAGCGAAGAACAGGACACAAACCCTACAAGGCTCCTGACATTCAACAAAGCAACAAATCCAATCTGCTATCCAACAGAAAAAGGAAGCAGCATGCTTGCTATTCCATCCCCTCCCGACAAGGAAGGTGCCAACCTCTGCTTTCAACAAGCCCTGGAAGTTTCAACCTGCAATCAAAGTAAGTCACTATCTAATTAAATTGAAACTCAGTTAGTCCAAAATAAACTGCCATGCTCATGATCTGCTCGCCCAATGCAGCGACAAGCAGCGCTCTTCATTCAATATTTTCATGACGGATTGTGGCTTGCAGCTGGGCCAATTCTGTCCAAGAGAGCCGTGAGCTGTAAGCTTAGCTACCTCATGGGCTAGGACATTCCCTTCTCTAGGCACCCAGGTAAACCCAAAATTTGAGATATTACGCACTAAATCCAAAATGTCATCCAAGATAACTTGAATTTCTGCAATTGATGCCTTTGATTTAAGAGCTTGGATGAGTATTAAACTGTCGGATTCAAAAATAACTCATTCTAGTTGAAAGTTCTGAGCTAATATTAATGCTTCCCTAACTGCTAAAGCTTCCGCAGCTAAAGGCGAGGAAGCCACAATTCTAGAGTTTGAGGCTGTGAGAAGGTTTCCAGCATGGTCTCTGAATACTGCCGCTGTTGCTCCTCCAGAGAACACTTCAAGAAATGCTGCATCAACATTGCACTTAATCCATCCTGGCAGAGGCGGCCTCCAGGTAACCCTTTTAACTGTCCTCCTAGCACCCATAGAAGTTATTGCTGGTACTTCTGCAGAATCTGCAAATTCTGTTTCCATTTGTTTGGCCTTGTTAATCACTAGGAAAGGGTTAGGTTTGGATCTGTGATGCACTGCTAGATTTCTTGCTTTCCACACTTCCCATGCCAAAAAACCTACTTTGCTACAACGCAGTTCATAATCAGTACCTGTGCATaccttcatttttttaaaaagatccaTTATCCATTTTCCAAAAGATGTGACTGTATTGGCCGTAGGACAGCACTGAATTTGGGCTCCAAACCATGCAGCCCTTGTCCAAGGGCAAAGCAGCAGCGCATGCTCCGTGGACTCTGGTTCCTGCAAACAAATAGGACAACTAGAagtgttagaaatttttttattataaagatTCTGAAAGACCGGTAAAATGTTATGCGAGGCCCGCCATAGGAAGGTTCTGATCTTTTGAGGCACTTTCAGTTTCCAAATGTCCCTCCATAGGTCCTTGAAGTCATCACTAGTTGATGGAATACTGCTATTGTCGATATGCTGCTCTTTCTTGGCAACATGGTATCCCGTTTTGATGGTGTACTTCCCATCCGCTTTTAGAGGCCAACTAAATTTATCTTCTCTACCAATAACACTCACTGGAGTCCTAATGATCTTCCCTATGGTATCCCCATCAAAATGTTTCCTTAACTCACTTATATTCCACCCCTGTCCTTCACTAATTAACTCCTTTATAAACGTGACATCATTGCTCATAATAACAGGGCTCGTATTCATGTTCAATATCCAATTATCTTCCAGAATCCTCACTTTATCTCCGTTCCCAATCAACCATCTACCATTTCTCAAGAGGAAGTCCTTACCATGCACAATACTTTTCCAGATCCAAGATGCTCCTTTGCCAGCCTTAGACACTTTGAAGTCCTCATTCGGAAAGTACACAGCCTTAAGCACCTGCACCCACACCGCATTAGGGTACTCAAAAACCCGCCAAGCTTGCTTTGCCAAGTGAGCtaaattttgactataaaaaTCCTTAAAACCAATTCCTCCATCCCTCTTGCTCGCGCAAATTTTATCCCAACTCCTCCAATGAATACCCCTATCCTTACCAGAAGAGGCCCACCAAAATTTAGCCACTTTTTGACACAGCCGGTGACAAAAACCTTTAGGAAagagaacaacattcatagcATAGGCCGGCATCGCTTGGATAACCGATTTGATGAGAACCTCCCTTCCAGCCTGAGTAAGAAGTTTTTCTTTCCAGCCGCAGAGCTTATCAGACACTCGCTCCTCAATCCATCTCAAAGCTTTATTCTTAGATCTGCCCCACTGAGCCGGAAGACCAAGGTACTTACCTGGTTGATCCCAAGCAGGCAATCCTAAAatctcttctatttctactatGTTTCTAATCGGAACCTGGTAGCCGAAAGTAATCCCAGACTTGTCAACATTTATTCGCTGCCCGGAGGCTTCTGTATACATATTTAAAACAGTAATAAGCTGATAAACTTCCTCCTCACTATCCCTCGAGAAAATGATGCAGTCATCCGCAAAAAGGAGATGAGAGATGGAAGGAGCAGTAGGAGCAATTCTGACACCAGAGAT
This window harbors:
- the LOC112779051 gene encoding uncharacterized protein — its product is MNLEGVGDEVRCRAFPVTLAGPVIHWFNGLPQGSVTTFADITSAFLAQFTTCIAKSKHPINLLGVTQKSGEPTRKYLDKFNDEFLEIDGLTDSVASLCLMNGLLNEDFRKYLTTKPVWTMQEIQNMAREYINDEEVSQVVVANKRQPAYNSSRQPGNGERSKEHSKDGGPAKAFKPFPQVGKFTNYTPLTVPIIEVYQQIADEAILSKSRQLKDRIGGNKNLYCDYHKGFDHKTQDCFDLKDALEQVIREDDRSRVVRPRQEPEEDNERGLTIVNVIVGRDVAPRSKSTSRKDAKVLAVSSSSPAPPSRRVSSISFGPKDQWFDDLSENPPMVITARVGTGMVRRILVDTRADTNIMFRNVFDALDL
- the LOC112779050 gene encoding uncharacterized protein, with product MTWAIKLSQYDLQYKPIHAIKAQAMADFLVEVTRNNPETPSTRWKLHVDGASNQTFGGAGIILESPTGVVYEQSVKFEFPVSNNQAEYEALLGGLLLAREIGAPRVEVCSDFQVITLQINGTYQTRDSLLQKYLEKVKKLSEEFDEFTVQHVPRERNTRADLLSKLASTKPGTGNRSLIQGLVKEPTVTLHIACTIDPPHGWTQSSTSWKTMDYVLSEVHEGCCGHHIGGKALARKLVRAGYFWPSKMSDSKEFVKKCRRCQENTNFHKAPAVELSLLMASRPFSQWGVDLLGPFPVGPGQVKYLIVAIDYYTKWVEAKPLASISSANCRKFMWRQVIARFEIPEVVISDNGTQFADKKFGKFLAGLGIKQRSSRLSSTHKLTAKSKQRTRSSCKASKSDLTRRRERGQTN